The Triticum aestivum cultivar Chinese Spring chromosome 7B, IWGSC CS RefSeq v2.1, whole genome shotgun sequence genome window below encodes:
- the LOC123160110 gene encoding uncharacterized protein yields the protein MEADSARRRRVAMRCRYVKMVVRSCHKKSRCDSDDGGVMPSSSWKVGVKPAKKSCGAMPLDEDGIVIGVATTSSTSRGGRRMRQEDMVMDAGAAMASVHDKLCSATMASSSGSG from the coding sequence ATGGAGGCCGACAGCGCAAGAAGAAGGAGGGTGGCCATGCGGTGCCGCTATGTGAAGATGGTGGTGCGGAGCTGCCACAAGAAGAGTCGGTGTGATTCCGACGACGGTGGTGTCATGCCATCGTCATCATGGAAAGTTGGTGTTAAGCCAGCAAAAAAAAGTTGTGGTGCAATGCCGCTTGACGAAGACGGCATCGTGATCGGCGTTGCGACAACGTCCTCCACGTCAAGAGGTGGCCGCCGCATGCGGCAAGAGGACATGGTGATGGACGCCGGCGCTGCGATGGCGTCGGTCCACGACAAATTGTGCAGCGCCACGATGGCGTCGTCAAGTGGCAGCGGGTGA